A region of the Mesobacillus jeotgali genome:
GTTTATTAGAAATTATATTAAAGAATGATAACGATGTACTTGTGATAGAGGGTATTCAAGCACTGTATTGTATAATGTTTTTAAGAACAAACGGTGCAGGATAGTTTAATAAGAAACGTAAAAAAACAATATTGACAAACCCATATAATTCCAATAAAATCTTGTTAATCTTATAATAATGGCTATGATGAGAAAAGTAGTTTTGATTATTATTTTTAGAGAGCTCCAGTCGGTGGGAAGGAGTAATAATAATCTTAATGAATAAAGACTCGGAGCTTCGCACGGATCTATAACTTATAGTGATGCAGCGACGGTATCTCCCGTTAAAGAGATAGGGTATTCAGTTTATTTTATAAGTTGCAGTACCCGAAGAGGTTGGTATGGTGACATAACAACAAACTGAGGTGGTACCGCGAAATTATACTCTCGTCCTCAAGAATTATTTCTTGGGGGTGAGAGTTTTTTTATTGAACAAGGTTGAATAGATCTTATTTTGTAAAATTCGAGAGGAGACCTTATATGAACCCTTTGTTACTAGACGTTCCGATACAATTAGAAACTGAAAGACTAATTCTTCGAGCTCCGCTTCAAATTGGTGATGGGAATATTGTCAACCAGGCAATTAGAGATTCCTTCATTGAGCTAAGGGTATGGTTACCATTTGCCCAAAAACTTCCTACTGTGCAAGAAACAGAAATTAACTTAAGGAATGCCCATTTAAATTTTTTGAAAAGACAAAGCTTTCGTTACCTAATCTTCCATAAGGGTACCAATGATTTTATTGGAACAACCAGCCTTCAGGGAATTGACTGGGATATTCCTAAAGGTGAAATAGGATACTGGATTAATACCAGATTTAGTGGTAATGGATATATGACAGAGGCCGTAAATGAGTTAACAAACTTTGGACTTAATCAATTAAAATTTAGAAGAATTGAAATAAGATGTGAATCTACTAATTTTAAGAGTCGTGCAATCCCAGTAAAACTAGGTTTTGTATTTGAAGGTACTTTAAGGAATGGTGATTTATCCGCAGATGGCAGCAAGCTAACTGATACCAGTATATATTCGGTAATAAAGTGAATTTGTGAAAAGTTATACTTAAACCATAGCGTTAGTTGGTCTGCGAGGTATATGGGCTTTTTTATTTCCTTTATTAAACATACAGTGCAGGTATTTAAATAGAATTTAGGAGTTTTACCAATGGAAATAAATTATAAAATATCCGTTATTTATGTTGATAATGGAGCTAGCTTGTTATATTTTGTACCAGTTTATGATGCTGATAGAGGCATTATAGAAATGGACACATATTTCGAGCTGGGCAACCAGGCATCGGATGAAGAATTAGAAAGTACTACTATTAAAACATTAGAAATATGTCATACAGAGGAACCCGATATAAAAAGAGCGCCTCCTATTCAGCAAATTAAGAAATCTAAAAGTTATAGAAAAGCAACTGAAAATATAAAGATGGTTGAAGTATTATGGGATAAAGATGAAGGATATAGTGTAGGGTATTTTGAGAGGGGTAAAAGTGGATACTTCTCCCTTTTGGACCGTATCTATTTGGGAGGGACTGTAAACAAAGGGCAGTTTGCAAACGCAATCAGAAAGGCACTGGAACTGGCAAGATAATTATGCAGCATTAATTGACCCAAAATGTTTGTGACGATCCAGAAGGATGAACAGCCTATAGTTTGATAACAAAACCGCGCTATTTTCTCTCCGTCCCCGCAGGACTTTGAAGGTCTTCCAGACTCCTCCCGCGCACGACCGAAAGCGCGGTTTTTGCGCTGTTAGGAGGAGTCATTGAGCTTTCCGCTCCAACCAACTTGGTTAAATACCAACATTGCTCTTTGACATACTTTTTTAAAAAAGAAATAGCACCCATTTTAAACATGCGAATATACTTTTTCAAGAGTATTAGGTAAGGAGCTAACCAAATGAAGGTGAATATTTTCCAGGGACATAGCCCTGTGCTGCCAAGCTCGAATGTAAATATTGTCATTGATGTAATACGGGCTTTTACGGTTGCCCACTACGCCTTCCTCGGGCACGCAAAGGAAATCATCCTTGTTGGAAGCAGTGAGGAGGCCTTCCTTTTGAAAACGAAATATCCCCGCTATTTGCTTGCCGGCGAAACAATGGGGTTGCCAATTGAAGGGTTCGACCTTGATAACTCGCCGAGAAGAATGGCAGAGGCGGATGTAGCCGGAGAGACACTTGTCCAGAAAACAACAAACGGTGTCCGTGCTACTTTAAACGCCTTGGAGGCCGACGCGGTGTTTGTTACCGGCTTTTCAAACGCCAGAAAAACGGCGGAATTCATCAAGAAGAGCTGGAGCAGGGATTCAACAGTGAATATTATTGCTTCCCACCCCGATGGAGATGATGACCTTGCCTGCGCTGAATATATCAAGTCCATACTTCTTGGCTTAGAGTCCCTCTCAAAGGAGGAAGCCATTCGCAGAATTAAAGGCTGCCAGGCTGCCCAGAAGTTTTTCGATCCTTGCAAGCCGCAGTTTGATCGTCAAGATATCTCCTATTGCGTAAAGGAGCTCTCAGGGGATTTTGTCATGTATGTCGATTGCTCAGAGGAACTTCCAAAGATAGTGAGGTTGAAGTTAAATGAATTACACCGGATTGATTTTACCCAAAAGAGAATTAAAACCTCGAACTAAAGGATTAACCATACTTATAGACAACGGCATCCCTGAAGCACTGTTTAAAGACACAATCAAAAGCGCAGCAGGCATTGTCGATTTTGTCAAATTCGGCTGGGGTACCTCCGTTGTTTCGGCGAGCCTTGACAACAAAATTTCCTGTCTTAAGGACAACAATGTCCACTACTTCTTTGGCGGAACCCTTTTTGAAAAATTCCTCAGTCAAGGTAAATTGGATGAGTACTACTCCTACTGCAAGCGTTTCGGCTGCTTGTATATAGAGATTTCAAACGGCACTTTTCCTATAACAAATAGGGAAAAAGCTTCGCATATCTCCGATTTTTCCAAGGAGTTTACAGTTTTTAGCGAGGTTGGCAACAAGGATACCGGAGTTACTGAAACGTCATCGCAGTGGATTGAGTATATTCTTGAAGATTTTGAAGCCGGAGCAAATAAAGTCATTACCGAGGCACGGGAAAGCGGAACAAGCGGCATCTGTAAGGCGGATGGGAAAATGAGGCTCGACATAGTTAACAAGATTATCAATTCTGGCATCACTCTTGATAATTTGATATTTGAAGCACCGAACAAAAAAATGCAGACCACCTTCATTAAGCTAGCAGGACATAATGTTAATCTTGCCAACATTCCATTCAGCGATGCAATTGGGCTGGAAACATTAAGACTGGGGCTTCGATCCGATACATTTTTCTTAGCTGAGGAGGCAGTTAAATGAGAGAAACAAATAAAGTGTTCCACCTGGCAATCCCATGCAAGGACCTAGATGAAACGGTGGACTTTTACGAAAAGCTTGGCTGCCGGCTTGCCCGTCGGTACCACGACCGCGTAACTTTTAACTTCTTTGGCGACCAGGTCGTCTGCCATCTTAACCCCGATAATATCGACCTGACACCTAAAATGTATCCGCGCCATTTTGGAGTCACTTTTTTGAGCAGGGAGGATTTTGATGAGGCACTAGAGCATGCAAACAGCCATGGCCTTCCTTTCTTCCAGGAGCTTATGGTCCGTTTTCCTGGCAAAAAGGAAGAGCATGTCACCTTCTTCCTGATTGATCCAGCAAACAACCTTCTTGAATTCAAGTACTACCATGACGAAGGAATGGTTTATTGAATATTAGCGGCTTCCTTTGGGAGGCCTTTTCTTTTTCCAAAAAAGCTGGTAAATTCCTTTTCTGCCTTAATTTAAATGTCTTGCTAATACGAAAAATTAAGGTGAGGGGTTCGGTGAGGCCATTTACATTAAAAAACAACGGTTAATAAAGCTAACCGTTGTAAGTTATGATTTTCTATCAACGTGAAAAGAAAACTTTTTCTCCTAAATGGGTGATTGTTCTTGAGTTTCTTTTACCAATACATTCTCAATATAATCTTTTCCCCATTCATACATCGCATCTAAAATGGGTAAAAGGCTTTTTCCATGCTCAGTTAATGAGTATTCCACTTTTGGCGGGACGACAGGGTACACTTCACGATGTATGATTAAATGGTCTTCAAGTTCCCGTAACTGGTTGACAAGCATTCTTTGGGTAATCCCTGGCATAAGGGCCTTTAATTCACCAAATCGTTTCGTTCCTTCCTTGCCTAAATGCCATAAAATCAACATTTTCCATTTTCCACCAATTACTGAAAGTGTTAATTCTTTTTCACAGTTAAAATTTTTCTCTCCTAAATTTGGCATTCATATCACCTTCCCCTTAATGTATCCAATAGTATACTTTTTATCACTATATGCGAATAAAGTGCGTACTTTTTAATTCGTAACAGAGTTAGTATACTAAGAAACGTGCTGTTAAGTAAATAGAATTTAAAACAAGCATTTACACCTATAAAATGACACTTATCAGCCACAGCATAATATAAATTACATCATGAAGGAGCGAACATAAATGAAATTACAATTAGCATTAGATCTTGTCGATATCCCAGGAGCTATTGAAGTCGTGAAAGAAGTGGAAGAGTTTATTGATATTGTGGAAATAGGTACACCTGTCGTTATCAATGAAGGTCTTAAAGCAGTAAAGGAAGTGAAATCTGC
Encoded here:
- a CDS encoding VOC family protein — its product is MRETNKVFHLAIPCKDLDETVDFYEKLGCRLARRYHDRVTFNFFGDQVVCHLNPDNIDLTPKMYPRHFGVTFLSREDFDEALEHANSHGLPFFQELMVRFPGKKEEHVTFFLIDPANNLLEFKYYHDEGMVY
- a CDS encoding phosphosulfolactate synthase, which produces MNYTGLILPKRELKPRTKGLTILIDNGIPEALFKDTIKSAAGIVDFVKFGWGTSVVSASLDNKISCLKDNNVHYFFGGTLFEKFLSQGKLDEYYSYCKRFGCLYIEISNGTFPITNREKASHISDFSKEFTVFSEVGNKDTGVTETSSQWIEYILEDFEAGANKVITEARESGTSGICKADGKMRLDIVNKIINSGITLDNLIFEAPNKKMQTTFIKLAGHNVNLANIPFSDAIGLETLRLGLRSDTFFLAEEAVK
- a CDS encoding GNAT family N-acetyltransferase, with product MNPLLLDVPIQLETERLILRAPLQIGDGNIVNQAIRDSFIELRVWLPFAQKLPTVQETEINLRNAHLNFLKRQSFRYLIFHKGTNDFIGTTSLQGIDWDIPKGEIGYWINTRFSGNGYMTEAVNELTNFGLNQLKFRRIEIRCESTNFKSRAIPVKLGFVFEGTLRNGDLSADGSKLTDTSIYSVIK
- a CDS encoding 2-phosphosulfolactate phosphatase, which encodes MKVNIFQGHSPVLPSSNVNIVIDVIRAFTVAHYAFLGHAKEIILVGSSEEAFLLKTKYPRYLLAGETMGLPIEGFDLDNSPRRMAEADVAGETLVQKTTNGVRATLNALEADAVFVTGFSNARKTAEFIKKSWSRDSTVNIIASHPDGDDDLACAEYIKSILLGLESLSKEEAIRRIKGCQAAQKFFDPCKPQFDRQDISYCVKELSGDFVMYVDCSEELPKIVRLKLNELHRIDFTQKRIKTSN
- a CDS encoding winged helix-turn-helix transcriptional regulator: MPNLGEKNFNCEKELTLSVIGGKWKMLILWHLGKEGTKRFGELKALMPGITQRMLVNQLRELEDHLIIHREVYPVVPPKVEYSLTEHGKSLLPILDAMYEWGKDYIENVLVKETQEQSPI